A DNA window from Theobroma cacao cultivar B97-61/B2 chromosome 5, Criollo_cocoa_genome_V2, whole genome shotgun sequence contains the following coding sequences:
- the LOC18597757 gene encoding E3 ubiquitin-protein ligase PRT6 isoform X1, which yields MESPSDSSPLKPRDRILRRLAALGIPVEYLERRYEGIVNFVMANGLLLPNVVSAILPTDEEVAQSIQDPRLRSKKWMGLTMISRFRESMVWLQWLMFEGDPVDALKSLAKLSIGQRGVCGAVWGSNDIAYRCRTCEHDPTCAICVPCFQNGNHKDHDYSIIYTGGGCCDCGDETAWKREGFCSKHKGAEQIQPLPENLVNSVGPVLDALFVCWKNKLFSAESIFLENIRANDPGAEQRKIANELTNVVVEMLLEFCKYSESLLSFVSRRVISLDGLLGILVRAERFLSDGVVKKLHELLLKLLGEPVFKFEFSKVFLSYYPTVINEVIKEGNDKVLSTKFPLLSTFSVQIFTVPTLTPRLVKEMNLLGMLLGCLEEIFVSCAREDGHLQAAKWGSLYDTTNRVVGDIRFVMSHNIVSKYATHEQQDISRTWLKLLAFVQGMNPIKRETDLHIEEENESMHLLFVLGHSIANIHSLLVDGAVATSELANVLSYTYKQDMDDGDSMRHAKVGRLSQESSVCSVTGRTASKVTEVGSGSVSHLFVPSSVIWLIRECLRAMETWLEVDDRISAAFQSIISPNSSGNSDSNFLAIKKTLYKIRKGKYFGKPTSSSENHSSQSSSSLYSGHQASDDMEIVKNLGSDGNPTFPAEISSVACGSMCLDVNAMETDIGTGLSTLRVSEWPDIIYDVSSQEISVHIPLHRLLSLLLQKALRMCYGESVVPNVRNPYSTSSLSAIYADFFGHILESFHPFGFSACVMEHPLRIRVFCAQVIAGMWRKNGDAALVSCEWYRSVRWSEQGLELDLFLLQCCAALAPPDLFVKRIVERFGLLNYLSLSLERSNELNDIAFRYEPVLVQEMLTLIMQILQERRFCGRNTADSLKRELIYKLAIGDATHSQLVKSLPRDLSKFDQLQEILDRVAVYCNPSGCNQGMYSLRWAYWKELDLYHPRWNSRDLQVAEERYLRFCGVSAMTTQLPRWTKIYPPLEGVSRIATCRVTFQIIRAVLFYAVFTDKFTESRAPDGILMTALHLLSLTLDICLQQNGSSSAECYIGDLNCMLAFAVEEISESLNFGAGKQSLLSLLVALMRMHRQENQSNYLESSNCSFSPLIESILKKFAEVDSQCMTKLQQLAPEVICHISQSTPYSDTNRSVSASDSEMRKAKARERQAAILAKMKAEQSKFLTSITSTADDDPKSEAEMSNSDAEHETEGAVQESCSLCHDPTSKNPVSFLILLQKSRLLSFVDRGPPSWDRWSDKEQGYSLTNRSDQPRSNASSSSSGLASQLVQLTDNAVVGSANDGQGQRREVNVILDFVKSRFPLVRDIQAPSTSSDVKVLETLEEDMYVRIRKEMCDTLLSSSIKEDEVSSAAECSPESSRDAESVFLRKYIAAISKETSENSLGFENTNGDREMTESTSQPLVYDGFGPLDCDGIYLSSCGHAVHQGCLDRYLSSLKERYVRRSFFEGAHIVDTDQGEFLCPVCRRLANSVLPAVHGNLQKAGRQPMTSSVDPLPALCPSSASKEESYSLLLQQGLSLLKTAAKVVGRPDIFEALSLQRKESKSRNLEPISRVLSKMYFSKKQDRLLRSPRLSHPIILWDTLKYSLMSTEIAARSGRTSMTTNYTLTSLYKEFKSSSEFIFSLLLRVVQNLSRTNSLHALQRFRGLQLFAESICSRVSPDYHSSRHKQEGNLGILKHDDKEAIHPDIQFWNRASDPVLARDPFSSLMWVLFCLPCPFIPCDESLLSLVHIFYVVSMVQAVITCCGRHGYNINELDSHDCLITDICGILGGSDCARWYFVSKDANHSCDIKDMIRRLSFPYLRRCALLWKLLKSSAEAPFCDRDNVWESSQVTTDVMDTTESASVELNEVQELEKMFKIPPIDVVLKDEVSRSIALKWFHHFHKVYEACSFQNVFYCNPAVSFKLMSLPHVYQDLLQRYIKQCCPDCEAVLEDPALCLLCGRLCSPSWKPCCRDSGCMAHAMVCGAGIGVFLLIRRTTILLQRCARQAPWPSPYLDAFGEEDSEMHRGKPLYLNEERYAALTYMVASHGLDRSSKVLSQTTVGSFFMV from the exons ATGGAATCGCCTAGCGATTCTTCGCCGCTTAAGCCCCGTGATCGAATCTTACGG AGGCTAGCTGCTTTAGGGATTCCAGTGGAGTACCTCGAGAGGCGTTATGAGGGAATAGTTAACTTTGTTATGGCTAATGGATTGTTGTTACCAAATGTAGTTTCCGCAATCTTACCTACTGATGAGGAAGTGGCGCAGTCTATACAAGATCCTAGGTTAAGGTCTAAGAAATGGATGGGTTTAACTATGATAAGCCGGTTTCGTGAGAGTATGGTTTGGTTACAGTGGTTGATGTTTGAGGGTGACCCGGTGGATGCTTTGAAAAGCCTAGCAAAATTGAGTATCGGTCAACGTGGTGTTTGTGGTGCGGTTTGGGGATCAAATGACATTGCATACAGGTGCCGGACGTGTGAGCATGATCCGACTTGTGCTATTTGTGTTCCTTGTTTCCAGAATGGGAATCATAAGGATCATGATTATTCTATTATTTATACAGGCGGTGGTTGCTGTGATTGTGGGGATGAAACAGCCTGGAAACGTGAGGGTTTTTGCTCAAAGCATAAAGGTGCTGAACAGATTCAGCCACTTCCTGAGAACTTAGTGAATTCTGTGGGGCCGGTGCTTGATGCACTCTTTGTTTGTTGGAAAAACAAGCTATTCTCAGCAGAAAGTATCTTTCTGGAAAATATTAGAGCAAATGATCCTGGTGCTGAGCAGAGGAAGATTGCGAATGAGCTAACAAATGTGGTTGTTGAGATGCTTTTGGAATTTTGCAAGTACAGCGAGAGTTTGCTCAGCTTTGTGTCTAGGAGGGTGATTTCTTTAGATGGTTTATTGGGTATTCTGGTCAGAGCAGAGAGGTTCTTAAGCGATGGTGTTGTGAAGAAACTCCATGAACTGCTGCTGAAATTGCTGGGGGAGCCTGTCTTCAAATTTGAGTTCTCTAAAGTATTTTTGAGCTATTACCCTactgttataaatgaagtcaTAAAAGAGGGCAATGACAAAGTTCTTAGTACAAAGTTCCCTCTACTCTCAACTTTCTCTGTCCAAATTTTCACAGTGCCAACTTTGACTCCTCGTCTTGTGAAGGAGATGAACCTACTTGGCATGCTTCTGGGATGCTTGgaagaaatttttgtttcttgtgCCCGGGAAGATGGCCACTTGCAG GCTGCTAAGTGGGGAAGTTTGTATGACACCACTAACCGTGTGGTTGGAGATATTCGGTTTGTTATGAGCCACAACATAGTCTCCAAATATGCAACCCATGAGCAGCAGGACATCTCAAGAACTTGGCTAAAGCTTTTGGCTTTTGTGCAAGGGATGAACCCTATAAAGAGGGAAACTGACCTCCatatagaagaagaaaatgagtcTATGcatttgctttttgttttaggCCATTCTATTGCCAATATTCACTCCCTTCTGGTGGATGGAGCTGTTGCCACAAGTGAACTGGCAAATGTTCTTTCTTATACTTATAAGCAAGATATGGATGATGGAGATAGCATGAGGCATGCAAAAGTAGGAAGGCTATCCCAAGAGAGTTCTGTTTGTAGTGTAACAGGAAGGACTGCATCAAAGGTTACTGAAGTTGGATCTGGTTCTGTATCTCATCTTTTTGTTCCCTCCTCTGTCATCTGGTTAATACGTGAGTGCTTAAGGGCTATGGAGACTTGGTTGGAAGTTGATGACAGAATTTCTGCAGCTTTTCAGAGTATAATTTCTCCAAATAGTAGTGGCAATTCTGATAGCAATTTTTTAGCAATAAAAAAGACATTATACAAGATTAGGAAAGGCAAATATTTTGGTAAACCGACTAGTTCAAGTGAAAATCATAGCTCACAATCTTCTTCATCTTTATATAGTGGACATCAAGCAAGTGATGACATGGAGattgttaaaaatttaggCTCAGATGGTAATCCAACCTTTCCGGCTGAAATCAGTTCAGTTGCATGTGGTTCTATGTGTTTGGATGTCAATGCCATGGAGACAGATATTGGCACTGGACTATCTACTCTTCGTGTGTCTGAATGGCCAGATATTATTTATGATGTTAGTTCGCAAGAGATATCTGTTCACATTCCATTACATCGATTGCTTTCCTTGCTTCTGCAGAAGGCATTAAGAATGTGTTATGGTGAATCTGTGGTGCCAAATGTAAGAAATCCGTATTCTACAAGTTCTTTATCAGCAATTTATGCTGATTTCTTTGGCCACATCCTTGAGAGCTTCCATCCTTTTGGGTTTTCTGCCTGTGTTATGGAGCATCCCTTACGGATTAGGGTATTTTGTGCTCAAGTTATTGCTGGGATGTGGCGGAAGAATGGGGATGCTGCATTAGTATCTTGTGAGTGGTATCGCTCAGTTCGCTG GTCTGAGCAAGGTTTGGAGcttgatttatttttgctgcagtgCTGTGCTGCATTGGCTCCTCCTGATCTCTTTGTTAAAAGAATTGTGGAGCGCTTTGGGCTATTAAACTACCTTTCTCTAAGTCTTGAAAGATCAAATGA GCTTAATGATATTGCCTTCAGGTACGAGCCAGTTCTTGTTCAGGAAATGCTCACTCTTATCATGCAAATTTTACAAGAAAGGCGATTTTGTGGACGCAATACAGCTGACAGTCTGAAAAGAGAGTTGATTTATAAGTTAGCCATTGGAGATGCCACTCACAGCCAACTAGTGAAATCTCTACCTCGTGATCTGTCTAAGTTTGACCAACTTCAAGAAATTTTAGACAGGGTGGCTGTGTACTGTAATCCATCTGGCTGTAATCAG GGGATGTATTCCTTGCGTTGGGCCTATTGGAAGGAGCTGGACTTATACCACCCTCGTTGGAACTCAAGGGATTTGCAAGTTGCAGAAGAAAGATACTTGCGTTTCTGTGGTGTTTCTGCAATGACTACTCAGCTGCCTAGGTGGACAAAAATATATCCTCCTCTTGAGGGAGTCTCTAGAATTGCTACATGCAGAGTGACATTTCAGATTATCCGTGCAGTGTTATTTTATGCAGTTTTCACTGATAAATTCACTGAATCACGTGCTCCTGATGGTATTCTTATGACAGCATTGCACTTACTTTCATTAACATTAGACATCTGTTTACAGCAGAATGGATCTAGTAGTGCGGAATGTTATATTGGAGATTTAAATTGCATGCTAGCTTTTGCTGTTGAAGAAATTAGTGaatcattaaattttggtGCTGGCAAACAAAGCTTGTTGTCACTTCTTGTTGCATTAATGAGAATGCATAGGCAAGAGAATCAAAGCAACTATTTAGAATCTAGCAACTGCAGTTTTTCTCCCCTGATTGAAAGTATATTGAAGAAGTTTGCTGAAGTTGACTCCCAGTGCATGACCAAACTGCAACAACTTGCGCCTGAAGTGATTTGCCATATATCACAATCTACTCCTTATAGTGATACGAATAGATCAGTTTCAGCCTCTGATAGTGAGATGCGCAAGGCCAAAGCTCGCGAAAGACAAGCTGCCATATTG GCTAAAATGAAAGCAGAGCAGTCCAAGTTTTTGACAAGCATCACTTCCACTGCTGATGATGATCCAAAATCTGAAGCAGAAATGTCTAATTCTGATGCTGAGCATGAAACAGAAGGTGCTGTGCAAGAGAGTTGCTCTCTTTGCCATGATCCTACTTCCAAAAATCCTGTTTCTTTCTTGATTCTTCTCCAA AAATCTAGGCTTCTGAGCTTTGTTGATAGAGGTCCCCCATCATGGGATCGATGGTCAGACAAGGAGCAAGGCTATAGTCTTACAAATAGGTCTGATCAGCCTAGGTCAAATGCCTCTTCCAGTAGTTCAGGTTTGGCTTCTCAGTTGGTGCAGTTGACTGATAATGCAGTTGTTGGGTCTGCCAATGATGGGCAAGGGCAGCGCAGGGAAGTAAATGTGATTCTTGACTTTGTGAAGTCTCGGTTTCCTTTGGTGAGGGACATTCAAGCACCTTCCACATCTAGTGATGTGAAGGTTTTGGAGACATTGGAAGAAGATATGTATGTTCGTATTCGTAAAGAAATGTGTGATACATTATTAAGCTCAAGCATTAAGGAGGATGAAGTATCCTCTGCTGCTGAATGTTCTCCAGAAAGCAGCAGGGATGCTGAATCTGTCTTTCTTCGGAAATACATTGCTGCCATTTcaaaggagacaagtgaaaactCTTTGGGTTTTGAAAACACTAATGGTGATAGAGAGATGACAGAATCTACTTCACAGCCTCTTGTTTATGATGGATTTGGTCCATTAGATTGTGATGGaatttatctttcttcctGTGGGCATGCTGTACATCAGGGTTGTCTTGATCGCTATTTATCATCACTGAAGGAAAG ATATGTTCGAAGAAGTTTCTTTGAGGGGGCACATATTGTGGATACAGATCAG GGAGAGTTTCTGTGTCCTGTGTGTCGTCGACTAGCAAATTCTGTCTTGCCTGCAGTGCATGGGAATTTGCAGAAGGCTGGAAGGCAGCCTATGACTTCAAGTGTCGATCCACTACCTGCTTTATGTCCTTCATCTGCATCAAAGGAAGAAAGCTATTCCCTTCTGCTTCAGCAAGGGTTATCTCTTCTAAAAACTGCTGCCAAGGTGGTTGGTAGACCTGATATTTTTGAAGCTCTTTCtcttcaaagaaaagaaagcaaaagtCGGAATCTTGAACCTATATCTCGTGTGCTGTCCAAAatgtatttttcaaaaaagcaGGATAGGCTCTTAAGATCTCCAAGGTTGAGCCACCCAATAATTTTATGGGATACTCTTAAGTATTCTCTTATGTCAACAGAAATTGCTGCTCGCAGTGGAAGGACTTCGATGACCACCAATTATACCCTTACTTCTTTGTATAAGGAATTTAAATCTTCTagtgaatttatattttccttaTTGCTAAGAGTTGTCCAGAACCTGAGTAGAACAAATTCCCTTCACGCTCTTCAAAGATTTAGAGGTCTTCAACTGTTTGCAGAGTCAATTTGCTCTAGGGTTTCCCCTGATTATCACAGCAGCAGACATAAACAGGAAG GCAACCTTGGTATCTTGAAACATGATGATAAGGAAGCAATACATCCTGATATTCAATTTTGGAATCGGGCATCTGATCCTGTTCTTGCCCGTGACCCTTTCTCATCATTGATGTGGGTTCTCTTCTGTCTTCCATGCCCATTTATACCATGTGACGAGTCCCTGTTATCCCTTGTCCATATCTTTTATGTTGTCTCCATGGTTCAG GCTGTAATTACATGTTGTGGGAGACATGGTTATAACATCAATGAGTTAGATTCCCATGATTGCCTAATTACTGATATCTGTGGCATTCTTGGAGGTTCTGACTGTGCTCGCTGGTATTTTGTATCAAAAGATGCAAACCATTCTTGTGATATTAAAGATATGATTCGAAGATTGAGTTTTCCTTACTTGCGGAGGTGTGCATTGTTATGGAAATTGCTGAAGTCTTCTGCTGAAGCACCATTCTGTGATAGGGATAATGTGTGGGAATCATCTCAAGTGACCACTGATGTGATGGATACAACTGAAAGTGCTTCAGTGGAGCTCAATGAAGTACAAGAACTAGAGAAGATGTTTAAGATTCCCCCTATAGATGTTGTTCTCAAGGATGAAGTCTCACGATCAATAGCATTAAAGTGGTTTCATCATTTCCACAAGGTTTATGAAGCCTGTAGTTTCCAAAATGTTTTCTACTGCAATCCTGCAGTTTCATTTAAGTTGATGAGTCTGCCTCATGTTTATCAAGACCTATTGCAAAG GTATATAAAGCAGTGTTGCCCTGATTGTGAAGCTGTGCTTGAGGACCCTGCATTATGCCTGTTGTGTGGCAGACTATGCTCTCCTAGTTGGAAACCATGCTGCAG GGATAGTGGATGCATGGCTCATGCAATGGTCTGTGGTGCTGGTATTGGCGTTTTTCTGTTGATAAGG AGAACAACAATCCTGCTGCAAAGATGTGCACGTCAAGCTCCTTGGCCATCTCCATATTTGGATGCATTTGGTGAAGAG gATAGCGAAATGCATAGAGGAAAGCCACTGTACTTGAATGAGGAACGTTATGCTGCTCTAACTTACATG GTTGCTTCTCATGGCCTTGATCGGAGTTCAAAGGTTCTCAGCCAAACTACCGTTGGTTCCTTCTTCATGGTTTAG